The window TTACTGGATTGCCGAACATCATGACATGCCTGGTATCGGGTCGGCCGCCACCTCGCTGATCATCAGCCAGATCGCAGCTGCGACATCCCGGATCCGGGTGGGAGCCGGCGGCATCATGCTGCCCAATCATTCACCCCTTGTTGTCGCTGAACAATTCGGTACCCTTGCCACCCTCTATCCGGATCGCATCGACCTGGGCATGGGACGCGCGCCTGGCACGGGTGGCCCGACTATCCAGGCCTTGCGTCGTGGTGCTCCCGAGCGCAATTTCGCGGATGATGTCATTGAAGTGATGGATTACCTCGCCGATAATGGTCGCAGGCCGGTGCGCGGCGCTCCTGGCGCGCATAAGGTGCCGGTGTGGATACTCGGCTCCAGTCTGTACGGTGCAGACCTGGCAGCCGCGCTGGGTCTGCCCTATGCTTTCGCCTCGCACTTCGCACCGCGCTTTCTGCATCAGGCCATCGCGCATTACCGGAAAAACTTCCGGCCATCGGCCCATCTGGCCAAGCCCTATGTCATGGTCGGCGTGAATGTATTTGTTGCGGATACGAACGAAGAAGCCGACTACCTTGCAAGCTCGCATCGCAAGTGGATGATTGATTTGCACACAGGGCGCCTGGGGTTGCTACCCAAACCACAAGAGGGGTATGTGGATAGCCTGTCCAGTCGCGAACAGGCGGTTATGGAACAGGTTATGGGCTGCACCGTTGCGGGTGATCGCGAAACGGCTGCCGCCGGTTTACAGAAACTGGTGGCGCAGACCGAGGCCGACGAGCTGATGATTGACTGCCGCATCTACGACTCTGCCGCACGCATGCGATCTCACGAATACGCCGCGCAGGCCATGGGCGAGTTACTCGTCCCGGCCTGAGATTAAACGATAAAAAGAACTGCTCATTTGACCTGAACGCAGCAAACGACGCTTAGCAGCGTCGTTTGCGTTATTCATAGCATAATCGTTGCGATGTTATCTCGACAATTCGAAACCCGCATACCCATTGGCAGCGCTTTCCTGAAACTTGCTGATATAGCTCGGCAGCCCCAAGGGGAAATTGAGGCTTTCGACTTTTTTCCCCGGAATATTGGCACCGGCATACCAGGACTTAGCCCTCGGGAACAACGTCGTTCCCCAGAAGTCAGCGATGAGTTCGCGCCATTGCGCCTGCGCTTCCGGTCAGCATCCATTGGGGTGTGACTTTACAGATCACACTCAATGTGATCTAATAGATCACACAAAAAAAAACAAAAGGCAAAGGCAGGCAATGATCAAGAGTTTTATCCATAAAGGATTAAAAAAATTTTTTGAAACAGGATCCACCGCAGGTATTAGCGCAGTTCATGCGAAAAAATTGTCAAGAATGCTGGCTGTTCTGGACGAACTTTCAGATATTGCGGAATTGAATGGACTTTGGAATTGCCACCAATTAATAGGGGATCGCTTTGCACAATGGTCGTTAACCGTTTCCGGAAACTGGCGCATCACCTTCGAATTTGAAAATAGCAATGTTTTTCTTGTGAATTATGAAGATTATCATTAAAGGATAATTATTAAGGAATCGTCATGTACATGCATAACCCCCCCCATCCAAGTGAAATTTTGCGTGAAGATGTGCTGCCTGAGCTTGGGCTGAGTGTCACGCAGTTTGCTAAAAATTTAGGTTACAGCCGTGAAGCAATTTCCCGCGTTCTGCACGGAAATGCCCCCATCACGCCTCAACTGGCCTGGCGTTTGGAACAGGCAGGATTGAGTACAGCCGAAATGTGGGTAAGATTGCAGGCCAAGTATGATATTTGGCAAATAAAAAACAAGCCGGATCAACCAAAAATCATGAAAATGGTTCAGCACGAGCCTGTTTGAATTTAAGCTTGCTCTGCCTCCAGATCCGCTACCGTGTGCGGCGCGTTTGCCTCACAGACAGCACAACTGTTTTGCCTGAACATCCTGGTCAACCCGCAACGACTGTCCGAAAAAAAAGAGCGCAAATGCGCTCTGAAAAAGAGAGGATGAAAAAACGCCAGGTCTCACTCATCCTCAGGCACAAGACATTGTGTTGTCACATCTCCGATATTACAAACGCCCAGCATTGCCATATTCCTATCCACCTCGTCATGCAACAATGCAATGGCGTGATCAATCCCCTGCGGACCGCCAACCGCTGCGGCGTACATGAATGGGCGTCCCAGGAACACCATGCGCGCGCCCAGTGCCACGGCTTTAAGTACATCACTGCCACGCCGTATCCCGCTGTCCATCATCACCACGGTCCGATGTCCTGCCTGATCCACAATGCGCGGCAACACACTTAACGGTGACACAGCGCCATCGAGCTGCCGTCCGCCATGATTCGAAACAACAATGCCATCCGCGCCGATATCGGCAGCCATCACAGCATCGGCCGGACTCAGGATGCCCTTGATCACCAGATTGCCCGGCCAGCGCTGACGAATCCGCGCAATATGTTGCCAGTTCAGATGATCCCGGCCCGTCGTATCGCGAATCGCCGCATTGGACAGCATGGGTGCGCCGCGTGTGGCAAATGAATTCTCGAAATGCGGCATGCCATGTAAGGCCAGGGTACGCAGAAACGTACCTGCCAGCCAGCGCGGACGCACGATACCATCCCAGGCCAGGCGCAACGATGGACGTAGCGGCATGGAAAAACCGGTGCGCACATT of the Advenella mimigardefordensis DPN7 genome contains:
- a CDS encoding alpha-hydroxy acid oxidase, whose protein sequence is MTTTPSTAAHQSDVSMAGQAAYGQRAGLPRRLQRILSLDDFEAAARRHLPRPLFGYIAGAAEDNCSLNGNRHSFSRHRFQTRVMVDVSHRSQQTTLFGQTWGSPFGIAPVGISAISAYRGDLVLAQAAARARIPAIMSGTSLIPMEAVAQAAPDTWFQAYLPGDERRIDGLIDRVQAAGFGTLVITVDIPVWANRENNVRTGFSMPLRPSLRLAWDGIVRPRWLAGTFLRTLALHGMPHFENSFATRGAPMLSNAAIRDTTGRDHLNWQHIARIRQRWPGNLVIKGILSPADAVMAADIGADGIVVSNHGGRQLDGAVSPLSVLPRIVDQAGHRTVVMMDSGIRRGSDVLKAVALGARMVFLGRPFMYAAAVGGPQGIDHAIALLHDEVDRNMAMLGVCNIGDVTTQCLVPEDE
- a CDS encoding HigA family addiction module antitoxin, whose protein sequence is MYMHNPPHPSEILREDVLPELGLSVTQFAKNLGYSREAISRVLHGNAPITPQLAWRLEQAGLSTAEMWVRLQAKYDIWQIKNKPDQPKIMKMVQHEPV
- a CDS encoding type II toxin-antitoxin system RelE/ParE family toxin — translated: MSSRHCACASGQHPLGCDFTDHTQCDLIDHTKKNKRQRQAMIKSFIHKGLKKFFETGSTAGISAVHAKKLSRMLAVLDELSDIAELNGLWNCHQLIGDRFAQWSLTVSGNWRITFEFENSNVFLVNYEDYH
- a CDS encoding LLM class flavin-dependent oxidoreductase; the protein is MTALSVLDLVTIGEGKTFADAIDESRQLARHVEQHGFSRYWIAEHHDMPGIGSAATSLIISQIAAATSRIRVGAGGIMLPNHSPLVVAEQFGTLATLYPDRIDLGMGRAPGTGGPTIQALRRGAPERNFADDVIEVMDYLADNGRRPVRGAPGAHKVPVWILGSSLYGADLAAALGLPYAFASHFAPRFLHQAIAHYRKNFRPSAHLAKPYVMVGVNVFVADTNEEADYLASSHRKWMIDLHTGRLGLLPKPQEGYVDSLSSREQAVMEQVMGCTVAGDRETAAAGLQKLVAQTEADELMIDCRIYDSAARMRSHEYAAQAMGELLVPA